The following are encoded in a window of Thermoflexus sp. genomic DNA:
- a CDS encoding ABC transporter permease subunit: protein MRKLWAIARRELGAYFVSPIAYLVGAAFLAMMGFFFYTDVIFTVLSRSEPTMRYIFGVMTTILLFVAPVLTMRLLAEEQRLGTLELLLTAPVRDWEVVLGKYLAALVFYLGLLIVTGVYPLLLFWMGGNPDVGPILSGYLGMFLFGAALLSIGLFSSSLSQNQVVAAVVGIGLVILLAVASLPADGITNPTLQRILNHIDLRNHLMNFRRGLIDTSDVAYYLSVIAAFLFLTVQILNSRRWR, encoded by the coding sequence ATGCGCAAACTGTGGGCGATCGCCCGTCGCGAGCTGGGGGCCTATTTCGTCTCCCCGATCGCCTATCTGGTCGGGGCGGCTTTTCTGGCCATGATGGGCTTCTTCTTCTACACCGACGTGATCTTCACGGTCCTCAGCCGTTCCGAGCCGACCATGCGCTATATCTTCGGGGTCATGACCACCATCCTGCTCTTCGTGGCCCCGGTGCTGACCATGCGCCTGCTGGCGGAAGAACAGCGGCTGGGGACCCTGGAGTTGTTGCTGACGGCGCCCGTTCGGGACTGGGAGGTGGTGCTGGGGAAGTATCTGGCGGCGCTGGTGTTTTACCTGGGGCTTCTGATCGTCACCGGTGTCTATCCCCTTTTGCTGTTCTGGATGGGAGGCAACCCGGACGTTGGGCCCATCCTCTCCGGCTATCTGGGGATGTTTCTGTTCGGGGCAGCCCTGCTTTCCATCGGCCTGTTTTCTTCCTCCCTCTCTCAGAACCAGGTGGTGGCGGCCGTGGTGGGGATCGGGCTGGTGATCCTGCTGGCGGTGGCCAGCCTGCCCGCGGATGGGATCACCAACCCCACGCTGCAGCGGATCCTGAACCATATCGATCTGCGAAACCACCTGATGAACTTCCGCCGCGGCCTGATCGACACCAGCGATGTGGCGTATTACCTGAGCGTGATCGCGGCTTTCCTTTTCCTCACGGTTCAGATCCTGAACTCGCGGAGGTGGCGATGA
- a CDS encoding ABC transporter ATP-binding protein: MIEAEGLTKIYGNRVVAIEDVTFRVERGQIVGFLGPNGAGKTTTMRILTGYMPPTRGRARIAGYDTVLQSLEARRHIGYLPETVPLYPEMSVRAYLNFMAEIRGLPNRKVAVERAMALTGVEDRADVLIGKLSKGYRQRVGLAQAILHNPDVLILDEPTIGLDPRQVREVRDLIQELGKTHTILLSTHILAEVQQVCDRVLIIHRGRIRADMTLGEALRSRRPDRVFLRVEGGDRQIPEVLSALPGVRRVERLESGVYEIEVANTAREDPSPAIAEAVVRQGWRLLELRPVGLTLEDLFLQVTAQD, translated from the coding sequence ATGATCGAAGCGGAGGGATTGACCAAGATCTATGGCAATCGAGTGGTGGCCATTGAGGATGTGACGTTCCGGGTGGAGCGAGGCCAGATCGTCGGCTTCCTGGGCCCGAACGGGGCGGGGAAGACGACGACCATGCGCATCCTTACCGGCTACATGCCGCCCACCCGGGGCCGCGCACGTATCGCCGGCTATGACACTGTGCTCCAATCCCTGGAGGCTCGTCGGCACATCGGCTATCTCCCGGAGACAGTGCCGCTGTATCCCGAGATGAGCGTTCGCGCTTATCTGAATTTCATGGCAGAGATCCGCGGCCTCCCGAACCGGAAAGTCGCGGTGGAGCGCGCCATGGCCCTCACCGGTGTGGAGGATCGAGCCGATGTTCTGATCGGCAAGCTCTCCAAGGGATATCGCCAGCGGGTGGGGTTGGCTCAGGCCATCCTGCATAACCCGGACGTCCTGATCCTGGATGAGCCCACCATCGGCCTGGATCCCCGGCAGGTCAGAGAAGTCCGCGATCTGATCCAGGAGCTGGGGAAAACCCATACCATCCTGCTCTCCACCCATATCCTGGCGGAGGTCCAGCAGGTCTGCGACCGCGTCCTGATCATCCACCGAGGGCGGATCCGGGCGGATATGACTCTGGGCGAGGCGCTGCGCAGCCGGCGGCCGGATCGGGTTTTCCTCCGGGTGGAGGGAGGCGACCGGCAGATCCCCGAGGTCTTAAGCGCGCTGCCGGGGGTGCGCCGCGTGGAACGGCTGGAGTCGGGCGTCTATGAGATCGAAGTGGCCAATACGGCCCGCGAGGATCCCAGCCCGGCGATCGCGGAGGCGGTGGTGCGCCAGGGCTGGCGGCTGCTGGAGCTTCGCCCGGTTGGCCTCACTCTGGAAGACCTCTTCCTCCAGGTCACCGCTCAGGATTGA
- a CDS encoding HD domain-containing protein: MELDPEAVRPLYVERDPAHDFEHILRVMHLAERIARMEGADRAVVRAAALLHDVRRGENDHAAASAAFARRWLSEQGAPPEFIEAVAHAIEAHRFRETRAARTLEARVLFDADKLDALGIIGLARLFAYSGAHRHPLWMPVREEEGDAGSAAHEFFHKIRFLPERMQTETGRRWAEVRLERMRKAIEWLEMEMRGEDFEG, encoded by the coding sequence ATGGAACTGGATCCGGAAGCGGTTCGCCCTCTGTATGTGGAGCGTGACCCGGCCCATGATTTCGAACATATCCTGAGGGTGATGCATCTTGCCGAGCGGATCGCTCGCATGGAGGGGGCCGATCGGGCCGTGGTGCGAGCGGCGGCATTGCTTCACGATGTGCGTCGGGGGGAGAACGATCATGCGGCCGCCTCGGCGGCCTTCGCCCGCCGGTGGCTTTCGGAACAGGGGGCGCCTCCCGAGTTCATTGAGGCCGTCGCCCACGCCATCGAAGCCCATCGGTTCCGGGAGACCCGGGCCGCCCGCACGCTGGAGGCCCGCGTGCTGTTCGACGCGGATAAGCTGGACGCGCTGGGGATCATCGGCCTGGCCCGTCTCTTCGCCTACAGCGGCGCGCATCGACATCCGCTCTGGATGCCAGTTCGGGAAGAGGAGGGCGATGCGGGCTCCGCAGCCCATGAGTTCTTCCACAAGATTCGTTTCCTGCCTGAGCGAATGCAGACCGAGACCGGACGGCGATGGGCGGAAGTCCGTCTGGAACGGATGCGGAAGGCCATCGAGTGGCTGGAGATGGAGATGCGGGGGGAGGATTTCGAGGGTTGA
- a CDS encoding ribonuclease Z gives MALWLLGTSGAVPDSQRDYVALVVEHAGRLILIEAGGSPLHRLSRMGLDPARLEGVFLSHRHPDHLSALPVLLMGLWLQRRAHPLWIAGPEDAVERAQALLELFEWRSWSGMFPVNWRPIPLEHGAVVEESEGIRLMAAPVSHSVPTLALRIELPEGVAVYSADTAPCLEMIRLARGADVLIHEATGAYPGHSPPEGAGWVAQEAGVRRLILVHVPPEVDPWEWKARAQEAFVGPVEVGWDGMRVM, from the coding sequence ATGGCGCTCTGGCTTCTGGGAACCTCGGGCGCTGTTCCGGATTCCCAGCGGGATTACGTCGCTCTGGTCGTGGAGCATGCCGGCCGCCTGATTCTGATCGAGGCGGGGGGATCGCCGCTCCATCGCCTGAGCCGCATGGGTCTGGATCCAGCGCGGTTGGAGGGGGTTTTCCTCTCCCATCGCCATCCCGATCATCTCAGCGCGCTGCCCGTGCTTCTGATGGGATTATGGTTGCAAAGGCGAGCGCATCCCCTCTGGATTGCTGGGCCGGAAGATGCGGTGGAACGAGCCCAGGCGTTGCTCGAACTGTTCGAGTGGCGCTCCTGGAGCGGCATGTTTCCGGTGAACTGGCGGCCGATCCCGCTGGAGCATGGAGCCGTGGTGGAAGAAAGCGAGGGGATCCGCCTGATGGCCGCCCCTGTTTCCCACAGCGTCCCCACGCTGGCCCTGCGGATCGAGCTCCCTGAGGGGGTGGCCGTCTATTCCGCGGATACGGCGCCATGCCTGGAGATGATCCGCCTGGCCCGCGGGGCCGATGTCCTGATTCACGAGGCGACAGGCGCATATCCCGGGCATAGCCCTCCGGAAGGCGCGGGTTGGGTGGCGCAGGAGGCCGGCGTCCGGCGGCTCATTCTGGTGCATGTGCCGCCCGAAGTCGATCCATGGGAATGGAAAGCGCGCGCCCAGGAAGCTTTTGTAGGTCCGGTGGAGGTGGGATGGGACGGGATGCGGGTGATGTGA